The segment TTCGACCAAACCGGCAGTGCATACAGCGGCGATACCATGACCGTTCGTGGCACCATGAACAAATTTGGTTTCTTAATGCTGATGGTAATGGCCGGTGCAGCTTTTGCCTGGCAGTGGTTTGATGCTGGAAAGAGCATTTTCCCATTAATGATCGGCGGTGCATTGGGCGGTCTTGTCATTGCGCTTGTTATCACATTCAAAAAAGAATGGAGCGGTTATCTTGCTCCTGCTTATGCTATTGTTGAAGGTTTATTTGTTGGTGGCATTTCTGCTTACTTCAATTATATCTTCCAGGAAAAATATCCCGGCATTGTTACACATGCTGTGCTACTCACATTTGCTGTTGCAGCAAGTATGTACCTCATGTATACCTTACGTATCATTAAAGTAACTGAACGTTTACGTTCTATTCTTTTTGTGGCTACGGCAAGTATTGCTTTTTTCTACTTGCTCACATGGATACTTGGTTTCTTCGGAATCAATTTTGGTTTTATGTCTGCCAACAACGGATCAATGTTCAGCATTATCTTTTCGCTCGCTGTGATTGGTATTGCAGCATTTAACCTCCTGCTCGATTTTGATATGATCGAAAAAGGAAGTGAAATGGGTGCTCCAAAATATATGGAATGGTACGGTGCATTTGGTTTGCTGGTAACCTTAGTGTGGTTATACCTCGAAATACTTCGTCTCTTATCGAAACTCAACAGCCGTAAATAACCTTCAATCTATTCTTATAAAAAATCCCTGCGCAGTTGCGCAGGGATTTTTTTTGTAAAACCTATAAGGTCTTCTGGCCTGCCATGCAGCACTGCAAGACCTTATAGGTTTATTCACAAAAAGTTTTTCCTATCTTCCTTTTATTAAATCAACTGCCGTATGTCTGAGCAAAAATTTCAACCCTTTGTTCCTGATGACAGCAAGATGGCCGAATTCACGATCAAAAGTGTATTGGTTGGCGCTGCATTCGGAATCATCTTTGGTGCATCAACAGTTTATCTCGCATTGAAAGCCGGTTTAACGGTGAGTGCATCTATCCCAATCGCTGTTATTGCTATTACACTTGGAAGGTGGGCACTTAAAACAACCATTCTTGAAAATAACATCATCCAAACAACAGGAAGTGCGGGTGAAAGTATTGCGGCAGGTGTGGTGTTTACATTGCCTGGGTTTTTATTTCTGAGTGAAAAAAGCAGTGCAGAGTTCTTCAACTATTTCACCATTCTTACACTGGCGATCTTCGGAGGCATACTCGGCACCTTGATGATGATACCCTTACGGCGATCATTAATTGTAAAAGAACATGGCACACTTCCCTATCCTGAAGGCACGGCCTGTGCCAGTGTTTTGAAAGCGGGTGAACGGGGCGGCTCATTTGCCAAAACTGCTTTCATGGGATTGGGATTTGCATTTGCCTATGCTATTCTTCAAAAGATCTTTCATGTAATTGCTGAGACTCCTTTCTGGATGACAAAGCAGGCAAATAAATTTTTCCCTTCTGCAAAAGTGAGTGGAGAAATTACGCCTGAATATTTAGGTGTTGGTTATATCATTGGTCCAAAGATCAGTGGTGTGTTGGTGGCAGGTGGCGTGATTGCATGGTTTGCTTTTACACCTTTACTTGCTTCACTTGTACCACCAGATACAATTGCGTTGCAACTAGCGAAACTTGGTTACTTAGCAGATCTGGCAAAACCAGGTGGGCCTGGTGGATGGGATCCTGTTACTCATACTTTCGCAGATTACTCAACTGCCATCTATCGTGCATATATCCGTCAAATTGGTGCAGGTGCTGTTGCAGCGGGTGGTTTTATTACACTCATCAAAACAATTCCAACTATTGTTTCATCTTTCAAAAGCAGTATTGGTTCTATCAAAAAAGTTGATGGACAGGCTGTGGAAGTAAAAAGAACAGAACGTGATCTCAACATCAAGATCGTTGGTATTGGCAGTTTGGTATTGATCTTATTAATGGCTGTATTACCTCAAGTTCCCGGCGATAATATCGGAAGTAAATTATTACTTGGATTACTCGTGGTGATCTTCGGTGCTTTCTTTGTTACAGTATCATCAAGGATTGTTGGTTTGATCGGCTCTTCTAACAATCCTATCAGTGGTATGACGATTGCAACACTCATGGGCACCTGTCTCATCTTTATTGCAGTTGGCTGGACGGGCAAAGTATTTGAACCAATGGCACTTGTTGTGGGTGGTATGATCTGCATTGCAGCAGCTAATGCTGGCGCTACATCGCAGGATTTAAAAACAGGTTACATTGTTGGCGCCACACCTAAGTATCAGCAGATCGCTTTGTTTGTTGGAGCTGTTGTTTCTTCTATTGCTATTGGCGCAACCATTAAAGTACTTGACACTCCAACAGCTGAAATGCTTTCACAAGGCATTACACATGCGATTGGTACCGACAAATATCCTGCACCACAAGGCACGTTAATGGCCACTTTGATCAAAGGCATTCTTTCCTTTAACCTCGACTGGCAGTTTGTTTTGGTTGGTGTATTCATTGCTATTACAATGGAACTCTGCGGTATCAAGTCATTGAGTTTTGCAGTAGGCTTATACCTTCCGTTGTCAACTACACTGCCCATTTTTGCAGGTGGTGCAATTCGTGGCATTGTTGACAGAAAGAAAAAGAAATCAGGTGAAGTGTTAACTGCTGAGGAAGAAGATCTGGGTAAAGGAAATCTTTTTGCTACCGGGCTTGTAGCCGGAGGAGCATTGGCAGGTGTATTAGTTGCCATATTATCCGTCAATGATTCCATTGCAGCTTCGCTGGGAAAAGTAAATGCAGAACATGGATTGGTGGGATGGTTTGGCGAAAACGGATACTACCTGTTAGGTGCTATCTTCTTTGCAATAATGGGCTTTACACTTTACCGTATTGGCATTAAGAAAACAGAAAAGATCGAAGAATAATCATTGCATGACGTCCTCGTCTGACAAATAAAAATATACATCTTCCCGTCAGACGAGAACGTCAGACGGAAAAAACAAAAGCCTCCTGAACGGAGGCTTTATGTTTTAAAACTACAACTATGCGAACGGGTTAGTAAGTACAGGGTTGAGTTAGATCAGTCCAAGTAACGAAGCGGCTGCTTTTGCAGGACGAAGAATAAAAAATTCCTGCGCCGGTCTTGCGGCAACTTCTTCATACAGCTCAGTGTATTTATTGGTGATGTTGCTGATGCTGTATTTGTAACGCATCTTCCATCCGTTATTCACTAATTGATCACGGTATGCTTCGTTTTCAATTACGTTTAAAATACCACGGCGGATATCAAGAATATTATAAGGATTTACTTTGCATGCTGCATCGTCTGAAATTTCATCCATTGGTGAAATGCGGCTTGTCACCAACGGGCGACCAACTGCACATGCTTCAAGGATGGGTAAACCAAAACCTTCATAAGTTGAAGCAAACACAACCATATCACACAATTCATACTGATGTTTCAGTTGATCAAACGAAAGGTTAGTATGTGTTTTAAAATCAATTTTATTTTCCTGGAGAATGAGTTGTGTTTCCACATCCAAACTGCCAATGATATGCAATTCACAATTCACACCTTTTAATGCTTTCGCCAGGTTGTGAATGTTCTTATTTTCTTTTGTCCCTATCTGAAGGATACGTGGCTTTTGTGCGTTGAATTTCTTTGGTGTAAACTCAAATCGTGGATCAAAAAAGTTTGGAACCACTTTCACCTTATCTGCATTAACACCAGTGAGGTTGATCAATTCACGTTTTGTTTTTTCGCTGATCACCGTAATGGTATTTGCACGCCACATTGGTAATTGATACCAGAAGAATTTAAACAGCCAGTATTTAAAATTGGTCTTGCCATATTTTGTTAAGAACACACAGTCGTGGATAGTCAACACTGTATTACGCTTTTTCATACCAAGTGATACATAATGAATATCACCGGTGATGTGATTGATCTGCGATTGACTGCTGCGTGATTTGAAAATATTTGCGAAGATGTTGCGGATAGATGGCACCTCAACTTTATTAGCTTTAATGCCGGTTGTTTCTGCAACCTGAGCCTGCACATTATCGAATAATGATTCGATACTGAATGCATGAAGCCTTTTTTTACGGAAGAAGTAAGATACTTCCATAGGAATTGGACGATGTTTGGTTTCTCAAATAATTGGACAATACAAATATAGACGGCATGTGCGCCTTAAACAATAGGAGTTTTCACCTAATAATCAGACAGTAATTTTACGAGATGCAGAGTGGGCCACACTTAATGTGTTGCACACCCGTTCTCCGTTATCAAATGAAATCCAATGGTTTAATGGACTGTTTTAAGATTGCATCGGCATCTGCTCCCATCCATTTGTTGAGAACAGTTGCGTACACCTGCTTGAAATCGAGTTGGAATTTTACGTCGCCATCATCAAGGTTTGTCAAATCCGGCAATGGGTTATAAATGCCTTGCTTTTTTAAACCTCCGCCGATGAAGAACATATTGTTTGCTTTACCGTGATCGGTACCGTTGCTTGCATTTTGTGCCACTCTTCTTCCAAATTCTGAAAAGGTAAACAACAACACATCATCAAAACGGTTATTTGCTTTCAGGTCTTTTACAAATGCTTTCACTGCATCATTCAGCTCTGTAAACAAACGCTTCTGCTGACCCTCCTGGTTGATGTGAGTATCAAAACTTCCCAAAGAGATGTAATACACTTTGGTATTGATCTCACTAAAGATGAGCGATGCAATTGTTTTTAATCCTTTACCCAAATCAGAGTTGGGATAAGATTCTGCTGATGGACGTTGCTTGCTTTGTTTAAAAATATAATCAGCACTTGAAATGGTTTCAGCCATTGTCTTGTATAGATAATCAACCGGGCGCTCATGTTCCTGTTGATGCTGCTTCATGATTTCTTTGAAGTAACGTTCCTGGCTGGTTGTATACAACCGGCGTGGATCTTCAACAGCTATGCCTTTAATATCATTGCCTTTCAACGCAAGACTTAACACATCATCGATCTCCAATGCCTGTGTTGGTTTATCGCAACCTTTGCATTGGTCATCTAAATATCTGCCAACCCAACCGGTGTTCCAGTAATCACGACTATCACTTGCTGTGTGCCAGATATCCATACTGCGGAAATGACTTTTATCCGGATTGGGATAGCCCACACTGTTGAAAATACCCATGCTGCCCTCATCATACAATTCTTTAAATGCAGTAAGTGATGGATGCAAGCCTGCTTCATCAGTTAATGCCAATGCGGCATTGCGTTGAATACCTAAACGTGGACGATTGCTGTAATACAAATCGTTCCGGTAAGGGATCACTGTATTCAATCCATCGTTACCACCACTCAACTGAATGATGACCGTTACTTTATTTCCCGGAGGAACAAGTTTACCCGTTTCAAATGCTTTTAAGAATTGCGGCATCAACATGGATGCTGTTGCAAGTGAACCGAGCTGGATGAATTCTTTACGCTTTATATACATGAGGGCAATTTTAGATTTTAGAATGACGATTTCAGATTAAATCTTACATCTGAAATCCGACATCCGAAATTGTTTTAGCACATTTGATATTCCGGTGTACACATCAACTGAATGATGGCTGTTTGAATATAGCGTTCACGTGTTGATGCATCTACAAATTTTTCAACAATTGCTTTATTCATCTTGTTGCTGTCTGTTTGCCAAACAAGTGATGCAATATGGCTGAGCAATTGTTCCCGTGATGTTTTTTCTAATTGTTTAATAGCGGGTTCCCATTTAATGGTAGTCTGCACTACCCTGCCGGGCATACGTCCTGCTTTACCCATTTCCTGGTCATCGTCACTTTTTGCTTTGAACTGAAATGCTTCTTTCGTTGCCATTAATTGTGGAATACGCATACGGAACATGAGCGATGAACTGTCGATCCAGTTAAAACCGCCGGGCCAACCTGCTACATTTGGCGGATAGAATAATATTTGCCCCAATACTTTTTGCAGGAACAGTTGTGCATCTTCATTTTCTATCTGCATGGGCATTGCTCTGCGAATACCAACCAGCAGATCAACCGGCGACTTAACTCTTGAACCAATATTTTTTTCTTCATAAAACCAATCGCTGGCAAAAATATCTTTCAGTATTGTTTTGATCTCGTAACCTGATTTATAAAATCGATCTGCCAGCCATTTTACTTTTTCCTGATCAACTTCTTCATTCACAAAAAACTTATACATCTTGGTAGAAATGCAGGTAGCTGTTTGTTTTTGTTCGAGTAAGAGATCAAGAATATTATCACCATCAAAATTACCTGTGCGGCCTAACACTGTTTTTGGGCCATCATCATGCTGGTTAGCTCTGAAAATAAATTCACCATCTAATTTAAACTGCCAGCCTGTAAATGCACGTGCGGCTTCCTTAATATCTTTTTCAGTGTAGTTGCCACGGCCCATGGTAAACAACTCCATCACTTCACGTGCGAAATTTTCGTTGGGTTTTTGTTTTCGGTTCTGTTGATTGTTGAGAAAAGCAAGCATTGCTGCACTGCGGCTGACCTCTTTGAGCAATGTTCCAAAATTGCCTAATGCGTTTGCCCTGATGACACGCAGTAATTCCTGTTGATACAATGAGTTTAAATTACGGCAGGCAAAATGTCCATGCCAGAAGAAAGCTAATTTTTCACGAAGCTGTTGCTCACTGTTCACCATTTCATCCAACCATTCAAGATTGAGGTTACGAATATCTTCTCTTGATTGTTTTTGCATTTGCTGGCGCTGCTCCTGTGTCATTTCTGTACGCCTGATGCCATCAACTCCATTCATCAATCCATCCACAAAATTGTTGGCAACTTTTAAAGGCATTGGTTCTTTACGTGACGCCTTCTCCAACGCTTCGTACAATTTAACCGGAGAGGTTTTGTTGAGATCGTTCCATTGCTCAACAGCAGGACCAAAGCCTGCCCGCCACAATAAATGCTGATTTTTTAACTGAACTGATACGGCCATATATGGTAAAGTATTGCGTTAAGACTTTTTGAATAGCAGATAGTTTAAACGTAAACGATGAAATGCGTAAAATCTTTTAGGCAGATCATGATTGAATGTATAATAACTGGGCGTTACAAAAAAAAAGGCACCATAAAAGATGCCTCTTAAAGAAATGATAGGTGCCTTTGTAATCTGTTTAATTGACCACAATGTTAAAGCATGAAACCTACAAGAATTCTTAAGGAAATGTTTCTTACAATAATTTTAAGAACTCCGTTAATTCGTAGTTCTACGGTCTGTTTCTCAGCTATTTGTCATGTAACACATTTATAGCCCCATTTGCAGCGACGTTTCAAAAATTAATTAACACCCGCTAACAGCTGTAAGCAAAAAAAGAATACATTCACAAGTCATTTTTTTACACTTAAACCTAAACAACAAGTTCATGAAGAGATTATCTGTATTGGCAGCGGCATCGCTGTTGCTTTTTTTTGGATGTAGTAAATCTGTATCTGACAAAGAAAATGTTGAAGAAGAAGTTGAACAGTCAATGACTGAAGGTCGCCGTTGCTACAGTTATGAAGTTTTGCAGGCAAAGCTCAAAGAAGATCCAAGTCTTCAAAAAAGAATGGATGCGATTGAAGCTTATACACAGGATTATATCAATAACCCCGGCAAGTACAGAGTTACTGCTGACGGTACGTTAGAATTGCCTGTACATGTAAATGTCATCTACAGCAATGCAGCTGAAAATATTTCTGATGCACAGATACAATCACAGATCGATGTATTGAACCAGGATTTTGGTGCAACAAACAGCGATTACAATAATGCTTCTCCATATCAATCCGTACGTTCCGGAGATATTAAAGTAAGATTCCTTTGGACTCCATCTAACACAACCAGGAAATCAAGCACAACTACTTCATGGGGTACAAACGATGCTATGAAAAGATCTTCAGCAGGCGGTATTGATCCAACAGGGCTTGGCACAACTTTAAATATCTGGGTTTGTAATCTCAGCAACAGCATTCTTGGGTATGCACAATTTCCTGGCGGTTCTTCTGCCACCGACGGTGTTGTAATTGACAACAACGCATTTGGTAAAGGAAGTTTCCCTTTATATGCAAATTTCAACTTAGGCAGAACGGCTACGCATGAAGTTGGGCATTGGTTTAACCTTCGCCACATCTGGGGCGACAGAAGGTGTGGTGATGATTTTGTAGGTGATACCCCTGCACATGACGGTGCAAATTATGGTTGCCCTGCATCTGGACACACGAGCAAATGTTCAGGTCGTCCTTTAGAAATGACCATGAATTATATGGATTATACTGATGACCGTTGCATGTACATGTTCTCATCAGGGCAAGCAAGCCGCATGAAGGCAACTTATGCCCCAGGTGGCCCGAGAGCAGGTCTTATACCCTAACAGCATTCGTAAATCAACATGAGAAAAGCTGCCCCGTCATTAGACGGGGCTTTTTTATGTATGAAACATATCGTTTTGCTTTTAATCCTCAGTATAAGATTGTAACTTATATGACTCATATCATTTCTTACACCTCAACTAAAACAAATGAAAAAGTTTCGTCTCATACTACTTCTGTCCTTTCTTGTTTTGCTCGGATGTGAGCGGAAAACTGATCAGACAAATCTTGCTGAAGAAAACAAGATAAAAGACCAACACGGAAGATTGTGCAAGACTTATGAAGTTTTTGCCGAACAATTAAAACAAGATCCGTCCTTACAAAAAAGAATGGATGAGATCGAAAACTTCACAGCACGATACATGAACGATCCGGCAGCCTATCGTTTACTGGCCGATGGCACATTGGAATTACCTGTAGTTGTAAACGTTCTTTATAACACAGCAGCACAAAATATTTCCGAACGACAGATCAATTCGCAAATTGATGTGTTGAATGAGGATTTTGCTGCCAGCAACAAGGATCTGAATTCTACTTCAACTTACAACAGTGTAAAATCAGGTGATATTAAAATAAAATTTGTGTTACAACAAATAGTAAGAAAGAGTACACCCATTACTGCTTTCTACACTGATAATGCAATGAAGAATTCGAAGCGTGGCGGTATTGATGCAACAAGTCCGGAAACAACACTAAACATATGGGTATGTAACATGGTGGGTGGTATTCTTGGCTATGCTCAATTTCCCGGTGGCAATAAAGCAACAGATGGTGTAGTAATAACAACCCGTGCATTTGGAAGAGGTCGCAGTTACGATCTGTACACTGATTTTGATCTTGGCAGAACAACTACACATGAGGTAGGCCACTACTTTAACCTGCGGCATATTTGGGGTGATCGTAAATGTGGTAATGATTATGTAGATGACACCCCTTTGCACCCAACTTATAATTTTGGATGTCCGCCTGCCAACAAGATCAGTACTTGTGATGGCAGTATTGAAATGACGATGAATTATATGGATTATACAGATGATGCCTGTATGTATATGTTCACGCAAAAACAAGCGTTGCGTATGCAGGCAACTTATGCTTTGGGCGGACCAAGAGAAACATTAAGATAATCTCTACTAAACGAAAAGACCCTTACATCAACTGCAAGGGTCTTTTCATTTAGAATCAATCTTCTTTTTAGTTCAGTACATCTGCACCAAAATAAGATTGTAATACTTCCGGTATGTTGATTCCATTTTCTGTTTGATTATTTTCCAGCAGTGCAGCCAATATTCTGGGCAAAGCCAATGAACTTCCGTTCAATGAATGAACTAACTGCATTTTACCATTCTCATCTTTAAAACGAACCTTCATGCGGTTGGTTTGGTAGTTTTCAAAGTTGCTGACGCTGCTGCATTCTAACCATTTCTTTTGTGCAGCACTCCAAACTTCAAAATCATAGGTAAGTGCTGAAGTAAAACTCATATCGCCCCCACACAAACGCAGGATGCGGTATTTCAAGCCGAGATTCTGTAACAGCTTCTCAACATGTGCTACCATTTCATCCAGCACTTCATAACTTTTATCGGGATGCACTAATTGAATAATCTCCACTTTATCGAACTGATGTACACGATTCAACCCACGAACATCCGCACCAAAACTTCCCGCTTCTCTACGGAAACAAGGAGTATAAGCAGTCATCTTGATTGGCAAATCATTTTCTTTTACGATCTCATCACGGTAAATATTGGTAACAGGTACTTCTGCAGTGGGGATCATGTAAAAATTATCTTCCTGCATATGATACATCTGTCCTTCTTTATCGGGCAGTTGACCGGTACCGTAAGCAGATGCTTCATTCACCATGTAAGGCGGGATGTATTCGGTATAACCTGCTGCAGTATTATAATCCAAAAAATAACTGATGAGTGCACGTTGCAATTTTGCACCCTTCCCTTTGTAAACAGGAAAACCTCTGCCGGTGATTTTCACACCCAACTCAAAATTGACAATATCGTATTGCTCAATCAACTCCCAATGCGGTTTTGCATTTGCAGGTAATACAGGTTCGTCTCCACTCTCTTTTACATTAACGTTATCTTCAGCTGTTTTACCTAAAGGAACCAATGTTGATGGAAGATTTGGCAAACGCACCAGCAACTCATTCAGCTTTTGTTCAACTGATGCGAGTTCCTCTGCAATTTGTTTGGATGATTCTTTATACTGTGTTACTTCCGTTTTCTTTTGCTCGGCTTCTGCTTTTTGTCCTTTCCCCATGAGCATACCAATTTCCTTGGAAGCTGCATTTACTTTTGCTGCCAGGTCATCGTTCTCCAGCTGCTTTTTACGACGCTGTTCATCTAATGCAATGATTTCATCAACCAGATCAAGACTTGCAAAGTTTTTCACGGCCAGGCGTTCTTTCACCAATTCCCTGTTCTGGCGGATAAATGCCAATTGTAACATAACTCAAAAATTTGCGGCAAAGATAAGACTGAAGTACGAGGTACGAAGTAAGAAGTACTCACCCACCTCCGACAATTTATATCCTGTTGCTACACTTCAGATTTTTTGTAGATATCCGGCTGATGAATTTGCATCCACCGTTCGGGAAAACTAAGCTCCGAAAATCCGAATTGACTATACAAACCATGTGCATCACGGGTCGCAAGCATGAAACGACGAAGCCCCTGCAAATCTTCATGGGCCATAATTTCTTCCATCAGC is part of the Lacibacter sediminis genome and harbors:
- a CDS encoding Bax inhibitor-1/YccA family protein, with product MSLFKSGNPTLSEKHFDQTGSAYSGDTMTVRGTMNKFGFLMLMVMAGAAFAWQWFDAGKSIFPLMIGGALGGLVIALVITFKKEWSGYLAPAYAIVEGLFVGGISAYFNYIFQEKYPGIVTHAVLLTFAVAASMYLMYTLRIIKVTERLRSILFVATASIAFFYLLTWILGFFGINFGFMSANNGSMFSIIFSLAVIGIAAFNLLLDFDMIEKGSEMGAPKYMEWYGAFGLLVTLVWLYLEILRLLSKLNSRK
- a CDS encoding OPT family oligopeptide transporter, whose translation is MSEQKFQPFVPDDSKMAEFTIKSVLVGAAFGIIFGASTVYLALKAGLTVSASIPIAVIAITLGRWALKTTILENNIIQTTGSAGESIAAGVVFTLPGFLFLSEKSSAEFFNYFTILTLAIFGGILGTLMMIPLRRSLIVKEHGTLPYPEGTACASVLKAGERGGSFAKTAFMGLGFAFAYAILQKIFHVIAETPFWMTKQANKFFPSAKVSGEITPEYLGVGYIIGPKISGVLVAGGVIAWFAFTPLLASLVPPDTIALQLAKLGYLADLAKPGGPGGWDPVTHTFADYSTAIYRAYIRQIGAGAVAAGGFITLIKTIPTIVSSFKSSIGSIKKVDGQAVEVKRTERDLNIKIVGIGSLVLILLMAVLPQVPGDNIGSKLLLGLLVVIFGAFFVTVSSRIVGLIGSSNNPISGMTIATLMGTCLIFIAVGWTGKVFEPMALVVGGMICIAAANAGATSQDLKTGYIVGATPKYQQIALFVGAVVSSIAIGATIKVLDTPTAEMLSQGITHAIGTDKYPAPQGTLMATLIKGILSFNLDWQFVLVGVFIAITMELCGIKSLSFAVGLYLPLSTTLPIFAGGAIRGIVDRKKKKSGEVLTAEEEDLGKGNLFATGLVAGGALAGVLVAILSVNDSIAASLGKVNAEHGLVGWFGENGYYLLGAIFFAIMGFTLYRIGIKKTEKIEE
- a CDS encoding glycosyltransferase family 4 protein, with translation MEVSYFFRKKRLHAFSIESLFDNVQAQVAETTGIKANKVEVPSIRNIFANIFKSRSSQSQINHITGDIHYVSLGMKKRNTVLTIHDCVFLTKYGKTNFKYWLFKFFWYQLPMWRANTITVISEKTKRELINLTGVNADKVKVVPNFFDPRFEFTPKKFNAQKPRILQIGTKENKNIHNLAKALKGVNCELHIIGSLDVETQLILQENKIDFKTHTNLSFDQLKHQYELCDMVVFASTYEGFGLPILEACAVGRPLVTSRISPMDEISDDAACKVNPYNILDIRRGILNVIENEAYRDQLVNNGWKMRYKYSISNITNKYTELYEEVAARPAQEFFILRPAKAAASLLGLI
- a CDS encoding DUF1501 domain-containing protein, whose amino-acid sequence is MYIKRKEFIQLGSLATASMLMPQFLKAFETGKLVPPGNKVTVIIQLSGGNDGLNTVIPYRNDLYYSNRPRLGIQRNAALALTDEAGLHPSLTAFKELYDEGSMGIFNSVGYPNPDKSHFRSMDIWHTASDSRDYWNTGWVGRYLDDQCKGCDKPTQALEIDDVLSLALKGNDIKGIAVEDPRRLYTTSQERYFKEIMKQHQQEHERPVDYLYKTMAETISSADYIFKQSKQRPSAESYPNSDLGKGLKTIASLIFSEINTKVYYISLGSFDTHINQEGQQKRLFTELNDAVKAFVKDLKANNRFDDVLLFTFSEFGRRVAQNASNGTDHGKANNMFFIGGGLKKQGIYNPLPDLTNLDDGDVKFQLDFKQVYATVLNKWMGADADAILKQSIKPLDFI
- a CDS encoding DUF1800 domain-containing protein gives rise to the protein MAVSVQLKNQHLLWRAGFGPAVEQWNDLNKTSPVKLYEALEKASRKEPMPLKVANNFVDGLMNGVDGIRRTEMTQEQRQQMQKQSREDIRNLNLEWLDEMVNSEQQLREKLAFFWHGHFACRNLNSLYQQELLRVIRANALGNFGTLLKEVSRSAAMLAFLNNQQNRKQKPNENFAREVMELFTMGRGNYTEKDIKEAARAFTGWQFKLDGEFIFRANQHDDGPKTVLGRTGNFDGDNILDLLLEQKQTATCISTKMYKFFVNEEVDQEKVKWLADRFYKSGYEIKTILKDIFASDWFYEEKNIGSRVKSPVDLLVGIRRAMPMQIENEDAQLFLQKVLGQILFYPPNVAGWPGGFNWIDSSSLMFRMRIPQLMATKEAFQFKAKSDDDQEMGKAGRMPGRVVQTTIKWEPAIKQLEKTSREQLLSHIASLVWQTDSNKMNKAIVEKFVDASTRERYIQTAIIQLMCTPEYQMC
- a CDS encoding zinc metalloprotease, whose protein sequence is MKRLSVLAAASLLLFFGCSKSVSDKENVEEEVEQSMTEGRRCYSYEVLQAKLKEDPSLQKRMDAIEAYTQDYINNPGKYRVTADGTLELPVHVNVIYSNAAENISDAQIQSQIDVLNQDFGATNSDYNNASPYQSVRSGDIKVRFLWTPSNTTRKSSTTTSWGTNDAMKRSSAGGIDPTGLGTTLNIWVCNLSNSILGYAQFPGGSSATDGVVIDNNAFGKGSFPLYANFNLGRTATHEVGHWFNLRHIWGDRRCGDDFVGDTPAHDGANYGCPASGHTSKCSGRPLEMTMNYMDYTDDRCMYMFSSGQASRMKATYAPGGPRAGLIP
- a CDS encoding zinc metalloprotease, with amino-acid sequence MKKFRLILLLSFLVLLGCERKTDQTNLAEENKIKDQHGRLCKTYEVFAEQLKQDPSLQKRMDEIENFTARYMNDPAAYRLLADGTLELPVVVNVLYNTAAQNISERQINSQIDVLNEDFAASNKDLNSTSTYNSVKSGDIKIKFVLQQIVRKSTPITAFYTDNAMKNSKRGGIDATSPETTLNIWVCNMVGGILGYAQFPGGNKATDGVVITTRAFGRGRSYDLYTDFDLGRTTTHEVGHYFNLRHIWGDRKCGNDYVDDTPLHPTYNFGCPPANKISTCDGSIEMTMNYMDYTDDACMYMFTQKQALRMQATYALGGPRETLR
- the serS gene encoding serine--tRNA ligase, encoding MLQLAFIRQNRELVKERLAVKNFASLDLVDEIIALDEQRRKKQLENDDLAAKVNAASKEIGMLMGKGQKAEAEQKKTEVTQYKESSKQIAEELASVEQKLNELLVRLPNLPSTLVPLGKTAEDNVNVKESGDEPVLPANAKPHWELIEQYDIVNFELGVKITGRGFPVYKGKGAKLQRALISYFLDYNTAAGYTEYIPPYMVNEASAYGTGQLPDKEGQMYHMQEDNFYMIPTAEVPVTNIYRDEIVKENDLPIKMTAYTPCFRREAGSFGADVRGLNRVHQFDKVEIIQLVHPDKSYEVLDEMVAHVEKLLQNLGLKYRILRLCGGDMSFTSALTYDFEVWSAAQKKWLECSSVSNFENYQTNRMKVRFKDENGKMQLVHSLNGSSLALPRILAALLENNQTENGINIPEVLQSYFGADVLN